From Bacillus pumilus, one genomic window encodes:
- a CDS encoding TetR/AcrR family transcriptional regulator — protein MARSKEFDEKEVLRKAMELFWEQGYEKTSMQDLVDHMGIHRRSIYDTFGDKRSLFLASLHHYEELIVNEMESIISSTSSIKQTIRDVFIFVLNSIKQYPKGCLSVNAAIELSLLDKEIGRIVTKMFNRTEDMFNSLIKQGQTNGELSKEIDSDNISRFLHNNLVGIRVLIKTDYSKKELEGIISLALSVLD, from the coding sequence ATGGCTAGAAGTAAAGAGTTTGACGAAAAAGAAGTATTAAGAAAAGCAATGGAGTTATTTTGGGAACAGGGCTATGAAAAAACATCCATGCAAGATTTGGTGGATCATATGGGGATACACCGTAGGAGTATATATGACACATTTGGCGACAAGCGTTCATTGTTTTTAGCTTCCCTTCATCATTATGAAGAGCTCATCGTTAATGAGATGGAAAGCATAATCAGCAGCACTTCATCCATTAAACAGACGATACGTGATGTTTTTATTTTCGTACTGAATTCCATTAAACAATACCCAAAAGGATGTCTATCAGTAAATGCAGCCATTGAATTATCTTTGTTGGACAAAGAAATTGGGCGCATCGTTACAAAAATGTTTAATCGTACTGAAGATATGTTTAATTCCCTTATAAAACAGGGTCAAACTAATGGAGAGCTATCAAAAGAAATCGATTCTGATAACATATCTCGTTTCTTACACAACAATTTGGTAGGTATAAGAGTACTAATAAAAACTGATTACAGTAAAAAAGAATTAGAAGGCATCATTTCTCTAGCACTTTCAGTGTTGGACTAG
- a CDS encoding alkene reductase produces the protein MSKLFEKVRIGNIELKNRIGMAPMTRNRALPDGTPSDLVAEYYGQRASVGLIISEGTQPSDDGQGYTNTPGIYTENHIRGWKKVTSKVHSEGGHIFIQLMHVGRVSHPDNTPHHRQAVAPSAIAPGVEIFTAEGMKEIPTPRELSELEIKDVINEFRLAARSAIEAGADGVEIHGANGYLIQQFLSENSNHRQDAYGGTIEGRSRFAIEVAKAVVDEIGAERTGIRFSPQGTLQGIDEGENSLEMYRYLISELNKLNLAYLHLMHFGNEQFLKDVRQLWDQALLVNRPGRPLDQLSSDVDNNIADVVTVGTWVLANPDFVERIHSGAPLNEPDKNTLYTGGKEGYTDYPFLK, from the coding sequence ATGAGCAAATTATTTGAAAAAGTTCGTATTGGAAACATTGAATTAAAAAATCGTATAGGTATGGCTCCGATGACTAGAAATAGAGCTTTACCAGATGGTACGCCGAGCGATTTAGTAGCTGAGTACTATGGTCAGCGTGCTTCAGTCGGTTTAATTATAAGCGAAGGAACCCAACCTTCAGATGATGGGCAAGGTTACACGAATACACCTGGTATTTATACAGAAAATCATATTAGAGGGTGGAAAAAAGTAACTTCTAAAGTTCATAGTGAAGGCGGTCATATTTTTATTCAGCTTATGCATGTAGGACGTGTATCACACCCTGATAACACACCTCACCACCGCCAAGCAGTTGCACCGTCAGCTATTGCACCTGGTGTAGAAATTTTCACGGCAGAAGGAATGAAAGAAATTCCAACACCAAGAGAACTGAGTGAGCTTGAGATAAAAGATGTTATCAATGAGTTTCGTTTAGCAGCACGTTCAGCAATTGAAGCTGGTGCAGACGGAGTTGAAATTCACGGAGCGAATGGTTATCTGATCCAACAATTCCTTAGTGAAAACTCCAATCATCGTCAAGATGCATACGGTGGTACGATTGAGGGGCGTTCTCGATTCGCAATTGAAGTAGCTAAAGCAGTTGTTGATGAAATAGGAGCAGAAAGAACAGGCATCCGTTTTTCTCCTCAAGGAACACTGCAAGGCATTGATGAGGGGGAGAATAGCCTTGAGATGTATCGCTATTTAATAAGTGAATTAAATAAGCTTAACCTTGCTTATCTGCATTTAATGCACTTTGGAAACGAGCAATTCCTAAAAGATGTGCGTCAACTTTGGGACCAAGCACTTCTTGTTAACCGTCCAGGTCGTCCTCTAGATCAACTTTCGTCTGATGTAGATAATAATATTGCAGATGTTGTCACAGTAGGCACTTGGGTACTAGCTAATCCAGACTTTGTAGAACGGATTCATTCAGGTGCTCCTCTAAACGAACCTGATAAAAACACGCTCTATACAGGAGGAAAAGAAGGCTATACAGATTATCCTTTCTTAAAATAA
- the sigK gene encoding RNA polymerase sporulation sigma factor SigK yields MAGVFTAMGLMVKELVFLVSYVKNNAFPQPLSGDDEKKYLALMAQGDEHARNMLIEHNLRLVAHIVKKFENTGEDAEDLISIGTIGLIKAIESYSSGKGTKLATYAARCIENEILMHLRALKKTKKDVSLHDPIGQDKEGNEISLIDVLKSESEDVIDTIQLNMELEKVKEYIDILDGREKEVIVGRFGLDLKKEKTQREIAKELGISRSYVSRIEKRALMKMFHEFYRAEKEKRKREKGK; encoded by the coding sequence GTGGCAGGAGTATTTACAGCGATGGGATTGATGGTCAAAGAATTGGTGTTCTTAGTGTCCTATGTCAAAAACAATGCCTTTCCACAGCCCCTTTCAGGAGATGATGAAAAAAAATACTTAGCCCTTATGGCACAGGGCGATGAACACGCGAGAAATATGCTGATTGAACATAACCTTCGGCTCGTCGCCCATATTGTCAAGAAATTTGAAAATACCGGGGAAGACGCTGAAGACCTCATCTCCATCGGGACGATCGGACTCATTAAAGCCATCGAAAGCTATTCCTCTGGAAAAGGAACAAAGCTGGCAACGTATGCGGCGCGGTGTATTGAAAACGAAATTCTGATGCATTTACGCGCACTCAAAAAAACTAAAAAGGATGTCTCCTTACATGACCCCATCGGTCAGGATAAAGAAGGCAACGAAATTTCTTTAATTGATGTCTTAAAATCAGAAAGTGAAGATGTGATCGATACCATTCAGCTCAACATGGAGCTTGAAAAAGTAAAGGAGTATATCGACATTCTCGACGGCCGAGAAAAAGAAGTCATCGTCGGCCGATTCGGTCTTGATTTAAAGAAAGAAAAAACGCAGCGGGAAATAGCAAAGGAGCTCGGGATTTCGCGGAGCTATGTATCCCGTATTGAGAAGCGGGCGCTGATGAAGATGTTTCATGAATTTTACCGGGCGGAGAAGGAGAAACGGAAGCGGGAGAAGGGGAAATAA
- a CDS encoding Rap family tetratricopeptide repeat protein, with protein MGKVLSSHVGMKINEWYRMIRQFSVPDAEILKAEVEAEIERMEEDQHLLIYYQLMCFRHQIMLDYIHPSKYQPFSVSNLVDKIENSNHELSDMLHYYHAFFRGMHEFSQKEYLEAVKYYRVAEKQLSMVFDDIEQAEFHFKVAEAYYIMKQTHVSMHHILKALEIYDQHDAYSIRIIQCLFVISGNYQDLKRKDRALPHLKKAKQLASQIDHPRIYSSALYNLGKCYGELGYREEAERYLTESADIACKEQLPTLPHTLYTLAKLLFRQNEQVEARRILEDGKLAAKKHEDQLFCHMFEYLDALYVQGMNEEQLQKTIDYLEKLSLYSYIEDISLEIATALEASQQYQKSNQYYQKLLWAQNQIQEGECLYEF; from the coding sequence ATGGGGAAGGTTCTTTCTTCACATGTAGGTATGAAAATTAATGAATGGTATCGAATGATACGGCAGTTCAGTGTTCCAGATGCGGAAATCCTGAAAGCAGAAGTAGAAGCGGAAATTGAACGGATGGAAGAGGACCAGCATTTACTGATTTATTATCAGCTCATGTGTTTTCGGCACCAAATCATGCTTGACTATATACACCCTTCAAAATATCAACCTTTCTCAGTATCTAATCTTGTCGATAAAATCGAAAATTCCAATCATGAGTTATCTGATATGCTGCATTATTACCATGCATTTTTTCGTGGCATGCATGAGTTTAGTCAAAAAGAATATTTAGAAGCCGTCAAATATTATCGAGTGGCAGAAAAACAGCTGTCCATGGTATTTGATGATATTGAGCAGGCTGAGTTTCATTTTAAAGTAGCAGAAGCCTACTATATAATGAAGCAAACGCATGTCTCGATGCATCATATTTTAAAGGCGCTGGAAATATACGATCAGCATGATGCCTACTCTATTCGCATCATTCAGTGCCTTTTTGTTATCTCAGGAAACTATCAAGATCTAAAACGAAAAGACCGGGCACTGCCTCATTTAAAAAAAGCAAAACAGCTCGCATCACAGATTGATCACCCGCGGATATACAGTTCAGCGCTTTATAATTTAGGAAAATGTTATGGGGAGCTGGGCTATAGAGAGGAAGCAGAACGCTATTTAACGGAATCGGCTGATATTGCCTGTAAAGAGCAGCTTCCCACGCTTCCGCATACGCTCTATACGCTGGCAAAACTGCTTTTTAGACAAAATGAACAAGTGGAAGCACGCCGCATATTAGAAGATGGAAAATTAGCTGCAAAGAAGCATGAAGACCAGCTGTTTTGTCATATGTTTGAGTATCTGGATGCTTTATATGTTCAAGGAATGAATGAAGAACAACTGCAAAAAACCATTGATTATTTGGAAAAACTTAGCCTATACTCTTATATAGAGGATATCTCACTAGAAATTGCGACAGCCTTAGAAGCCTCTCAACAATACCAGAAGTCCAACCAGTATTATCAGAAATTATTATGGGCTCAAAATCAAATCCAAGAAGGAGAGTGTCTGTATGAATTCTAA
- a CDS encoding polysaccharide deacetylase family protein, producing the protein MRGLHVLMCILLLCAFVPNEVEAYTLKRVDLEKTGHAFWDMRAERKKIAITFDDGPHPVYTNQILDVLKQHQVNASFFVVGSRIHAYPKIAERIVDEGNELGNHTMNHTYFDLLSSKEIKQELKESAAHIASLQPGGPLLFRPPGGRLTMTSFRILSKQGYDVVMWSFTQDPKDWSRPGSRKIASRIIDHIQGGDIILLHDGGGNRKQTVEALKQVIPELKDRGYEFVKVSELLHHDKAYVPVQLQ; encoded by the coding sequence ATGAGAGGGTTGCATGTCTTGATGTGTATATTGCTGCTATGTGCTTTTGTTCCTAATGAAGTAGAGGCATATACATTAAAACGAGTCGATCTTGAAAAAACGGGACATGCCTTTTGGGACATGAGAGCGGAACGGAAAAAGATTGCGATCACCTTTGATGATGGACCTCATCCAGTTTACACGAATCAAATATTGGATGTGCTGAAGCAGCATCAAGTAAATGCCAGCTTTTTTGTCGTAGGAAGCCGGATTCACGCATATCCAAAGATCGCAGAACGGATTGTGGACGAAGGAAATGAGCTTGGCAATCACACGATGAATCATACGTATTTTGACCTGTTATCATCAAAGGAGATCAAGCAGGAATTAAAAGAATCAGCGGCTCATATCGCTTCACTTCAGCCTGGCGGACCCTTATTATTTCGCCCCCCTGGCGGCCGCTTGACGATGACATCATTCCGCATTTTGTCAAAGCAAGGATATGATGTGGTCATGTGGTCCTTTACGCAAGATCCGAAGGACTGGTCAAGACCAGGCTCACGCAAAATTGCGAGCCGGATTATTGATCATATTCAAGGCGGCGATATCATTCTTTTGCATGATGGCGGGGGCAATCGGAAGCAGACGGTAGAAGCACTGAAACAAGTGATTCCTGAATTAAAGGATCGAGGCTATGAATTTGTCAAAGTGAGCGAACTGCTGCATCATGACAAAGCGTATGTACCTGTTCAACTGCAATAG
- a CDS encoding sporulation histidine kinase inhibitor Sda → MKKLSDDLLIESYYKANEMNLNRDFIELIETEMKRRSLGHMLSVSS, encoded by the coding sequence ATGAAAAAGCTGTCAGATGATTTACTTATAGAATCGTATTATAAAGCAAATGAAATGAACTTAAATCGCGACTTCATTGAATTAATTGAGACAGAAATGAAAAGACGTTCGCTCGGGCATATGCTCTCTGTTTCCTCTTAA
- the yqeH gene encoding ribosome biogenesis GTPase YqeH, with protein sequence MEKVVCIGCGVAIQTEDKDQLGYAPAASLLKEDVICQRCFRLKNYNEIQDVSLTEDDFLNILHSIGETDSLIVKVVDIFDFNGSWINGLSRIVGGNPILLVGNKVDILPKSVKKDRLIHWMKREAKENGLNPIDVFLISASRGQGVPEVMEAIDHYREGRNVYVVGCTNVGKSTFINRIIKEVSGEENVITTSQYPGTTLDAIEIPLDDGSALFDTPGIINRHQMAHYVSKNDLKILTPKKELKPRTFQLNEAQTLYFGGLARFDYVKGGRTSFVCYMPNELNIHRTKLENADDLYEKHAGELLSPPSKEGMEDFPPLVPHTFTIDQPKMDIVFSGLGWVTANDAGKQIKVYAPKGVHVFMRRSLI encoded by the coding sequence ATGGAAAAGGTTGTTTGTATTGGCTGCGGTGTAGCCATTCAGACGGAAGATAAAGATCAATTAGGATATGCGCCGGCAGCATCTCTATTGAAAGAAGATGTGATTTGTCAGCGCTGTTTTAGGTTAAAGAACTACAATGAAATACAAGATGTTTCTTTAACAGAAGACGACTTTTTAAATATATTGCACAGCATTGGAGAGACAGATTCTCTGATTGTAAAGGTCGTTGATATTTTTGACTTTAACGGAAGCTGGATCAATGGGCTGAGTCGTATTGTCGGTGGTAATCCGATTTTACTCGTCGGCAACAAAGTAGATATTTTACCGAAATCCGTGAAAAAAGATCGTCTGATTCATTGGATGAAACGGGAAGCGAAAGAAAACGGATTGAACCCGATCGATGTTTTCTTAATCAGTGCAAGCAGAGGTCAGGGCGTACCTGAGGTGATGGAAGCGATCGATCATTACCGTGAGGGAAGAAATGTCTATGTCGTCGGCTGTACGAATGTTGGAAAATCAACATTTATCAATCGAATCATCAAAGAAGTATCTGGCGAAGAGAACGTGATCACCACATCCCAATATCCAGGTACAACACTTGATGCCATTGAGATCCCGCTTGATGACGGATCTGCTCTATTTGATACGCCAGGCATTATCAACCGTCATCAGATGGCGCACTATGTCAGCAAAAATGACTTGAAGATCTTAACGCCGAAAAAAGAATTGAAACCGAGAACGTTCCAATTAAATGAAGCACAAACGCTTTATTTTGGCGGCCTTGCTCGATTTGATTATGTAAAAGGCGGCAGAACGTCATTTGTCTGCTATATGCCAAATGAGCTGAACATACACAGAACAAAGTTAGAGAACGCAGATGATTTATATGAAAAACATGCCGGGGAACTGCTATCACCGCCATCAAAAGAGGGGATGGAAGATTTCCCTCCGCTCGTTCCGCATACCTTTACGATTGATCAGCCGAAAATGGACATCGTCTTTTCAGGCTTAGGATGGGTAACGGCAAATGATGCAGGGAAGCAAATCAAAGTCTATGCGCCAAAAGGCGTTCATGTGTTTATGAGACGTTCGTTAATTTAA
- a CDS encoding NADP-dependent oxidoreductase, with protein sequence MKTLMKAAQITKYSKNIHAKVNDIPIPEIDENEVLVKVKAAAVNPLEMLIITGSVKLIQDYEFPLTLGNELTGVIEKIGKNVTEFHVGDAIYTRLPLKKIGAFAEYAAIDAAAIAPMPKNLSYVEAAAVPLAGLTAYQGLHEELEAQSGKSVFIPGGSGSFGQMAVPIAKEMGLNVIVSGNSEARERTLEMGADQYLDYAIENYVDLLSNVDYVIDTLGPKEFDSELSIIKPGGRLLSLRTGPNKRFGKYLNSPLWKRILFSLAGANYDRKAKKQNVEYHFIFVRSDGAQLKEITKIIEENNIVPAIHPILFTIDNVNEALELVANGRPKGKVIINF encoded by the coding sequence ATGAAAACACTCATGAAAGCAGCTCAGATCACCAAGTATTCAAAAAATATCCATGCCAAAGTCAATGACATTCCAATTCCAGAAATCGATGAAAACGAAGTCTTGGTAAAGGTCAAAGCTGCGGCAGTCAATCCACTCGAAATGTTAATTATTACAGGCAGCGTGAAACTGATTCAAGATTATGAATTCCCATTAACGCTTGGTAATGAATTGACAGGAGTTATCGAAAAAATCGGAAAAAATGTGACAGAATTTCACGTAGGAGATGCCATCTATACACGTCTTCCCCTTAAAAAAATTGGTGCTTTTGCGGAATATGCCGCAATTGATGCTGCCGCAATTGCACCCATGCCAAAAAATTTGTCTTACGTGGAAGCCGCTGCTGTACCACTGGCTGGACTCACAGCGTATCAAGGTCTACATGAAGAACTTGAGGCACAGTCAGGTAAATCTGTCTTCATTCCAGGTGGATCAGGCAGCTTTGGTCAAATGGCTGTACCAATAGCAAAGGAAATGGGCCTAAATGTCATTGTTAGTGGCAACTCAGAAGCGCGCGAACGCACTTTGGAAATGGGTGCAGACCAATATTTGGATTATGCAATAGAAAACTATGTTGACTTGTTGTCGAATGTGGATTACGTGATTGATACACTGGGACCTAAAGAATTTGACAGTGAATTGAGTATCATCAAACCGGGCGGAAGATTGCTCTCTCTCCGTACAGGACCAAATAAACGTTTCGGGAAATACCTAAATTCCCCATTGTGGAAACGAATATTATTTTCCCTTGCTGGCGCAAATTATGACCGCAAAGCTAAGAAACAAAACGTGGAATATCATTTTATTTTTGTTCGTTCTGACGGCGCACAACTTAAAGAGATTACCAAAATCATTGAAGAAAACAACATTGTTCCAGCAATTCATCCAATACTATTTACTATAGACAACGTAAATGAAGCGCTAGAACTAGTCGCAAATGGACGACCAAAAGGGAAAGTGATTATTAATTTTTAA
- a CDS encoding alpha/beta fold hydrolase — protein sequence MRNFKIPTESEFIEAEGTRYAYRRFGTKDGIPVVFLVHFRGTLENWDPDMLEPIANKRPVILFDNKGVGETDGLTPTTIADMAKDTATFIKALGLEQVDILGFSIGGMVAQELALQEGDLVRKMILAGTSPEAGINPNPEIFERMNRHGGTKEDGINDFMFFFYEQTETSKSAGMASLQRIFNQKKVNSSEQVKEAQLQALAKWAKQKSNHDYEWLQNIKHPVLVTNGVNDVMVPTKNSYILAEKLPKAQLIIYPDSGHGHLFQYPELFAEHVNLFLDSNSY from the coding sequence ATGAGAAATTTTAAAATACCAACAGAATCAGAATTTATTGAAGCAGAAGGAACTCGTTACGCATATAGGAGATTTGGTACAAAAGATGGTATACCAGTAGTATTTCTTGTTCACTTTAGAGGAACGTTGGAAAACTGGGATCCAGACATGCTTGAACCTATTGCAAATAAACGCCCAGTAATCTTATTTGACAATAAAGGGGTTGGTGAGACCGATGGACTAACGCCTACTACAATTGCTGATATGGCAAAAGATACAGCAACATTTATAAAAGCACTTGGATTAGAACAAGTCGACATTCTTGGTTTTTCCATTGGTGGCATGGTTGCACAAGAGCTAGCTTTACAAGAAGGAGATTTAGTAAGAAAAATGATTTTGGCAGGTACTTCGCCTGAAGCTGGTATTAATCCAAATCCAGAGATTTTTGAAAGAATGAATCGTCACGGCGGAACGAAAGAAGATGGAATAAATGATTTTATGTTCTTTTTCTACGAACAAACTGAAACAAGTAAATCTGCAGGAATGGCTTCACTACAAAGAATTTTTAATCAGAAAAAAGTAAACAGTTCAGAGCAAGTAAAAGAGGCACAATTACAAGCTCTTGCAAAATGGGCTAAACAAAAATCTAATCATGATTATGAATGGTTACAAAACATCAAACACCCTGTACTTGTTACTAATGGTGTTAATGATGTGATGGTACCGACTAAAAACAGTTATATCTTAGCAGAGAAATTACCCAAAGCACAGCTGATTATATATCCTGATTCTGGTCACGGGCATCTGTTTCAATATCCAGAACTATTTGCAGAACACGTAAATTTATTTCTTGATTCTAATTCTTATTAA
- a CDS encoding SDR family NAD(P)-dependent oxidoreductase — translation MKKTVLITGVSGGIGKELADRFAKGGYNLVLVARSEGKLLELAKEYRKRYGSQATVIAKDVASPGVPKEIFAELKEKGIVVDYLVNNAGFGLYGTFLETQLEQETNMIDVNIKALTVMTKLFLPDMVKRGQGGVMNVASLVAFFPGPMMSVYYATKAYVLSFTEALENELSGTGVTVTALCPGLTSTGFVERSGIGESKLFQSGAIMEAGQVAEEGYRGFLRGKTFIMPGARNRFMAFLPRLMPRKMVTRMVRSTQQRTGH, via the coding sequence ATGAAAAAAACTGTTCTTATCACCGGGGTATCGGGTGGAATTGGCAAAGAGTTGGCGGATCGTTTCGCCAAGGGAGGATATAATTTGGTGCTGGTGGCGCGTAGCGAGGGTAAGCTTTTGGAGCTCGCAAAGGAATATAGGAAAAGATATGGCAGTCAAGCGACGGTCATCGCAAAGGATGTGGCTTCACCCGGTGTGCCGAAAGAGATTTTTGCGGAGCTCAAGGAGAAGGGGATCGTCGTCGACTATCTTGTCAATAATGCCGGCTTCGGTTTGTACGGGACGTTCTTGGAGACGCAGTTAGAACAAGAGACGAATATGATTGACGTCAATATCAAGGCTCTGACTGTTATGACGAAACTGTTCTTGCCGGATATGGTCAAACGAGGCCAAGGAGGCGTGATGAATGTGGCTTCGTTGGTGGCTTTCTTCCCGGGACCTATGATGTCGGTTTACTACGCAACGAAGGCGTACGTGCTGTCGTTCACTGAGGCTTTGGAGAACGAACTGAGCGGTACAGGGGTGACTGTGACGGCACTATGTCCGGGACTGACGTCAACCGGCTTTGTTGAACGTTCGGGTATTGGGGAATCGAAGTTGTTCCAGAGTGGTGCTATCATGGAGGCCGGGCAGGTGGCTGAGGAAGGGTACCGAGGCTTCTTACGCGGCAAGACGTTCATAATGCCAGGGGCTCGAAACCGGTTCATGGCATTCCTTCCACGACTGATGCCGCGCAAAATGGTGACCCGTATGGTCAGATCCACACAGCAAAGAACAGGGCATTGA
- a CDS encoding YqeG family HAD IIIA-type phosphatase, with amino-acid sequence MLKKYFLPDEFVKSIFHISPQKLKERNVKGIITDLDNTLVEWDRPSATPRLIEWFQEMKDHGIQVTIVSNNNEKRVKLFSEPVHIPFIYKAKKPMGRAFNKAVSDMQLKKEDVVVIGDQLMTDVLGGNRHGFHTILVVPVAASDGFFTKFNRQIERRILGALKRKGHIQWEEE; translated from the coding sequence GTGCTAAAGAAGTATTTCTTACCGGATGAATTTGTGAAAAGCATTTTCCACATTTCACCGCAAAAATTAAAAGAACGAAATGTAAAAGGAATTATTACCGATTTAGATAACACACTAGTAGAATGGGACCGTCCAAGTGCGACGCCCCGCTTAATTGAATGGTTTCAAGAAATGAAGGATCACGGGATACAAGTGACGATTGTATCGAACAATAATGAAAAAAGGGTCAAGCTTTTTTCTGAACCAGTTCATATCCCGTTTATTTATAAAGCGAAAAAGCCTATGGGAAGAGCCTTTAATAAGGCAGTCTCTGATATGCAATTGAAAAAAGAAGATGTGGTGGTCATTGGGGATCAGCTCATGACCGATGTACTAGGCGGGAATCGTCATGGCTTCCATACGATTTTGGTCGTCCCTGTCGCTGCCTCGGACGGATTTTTCACCAAGTTTAACAGGCAGATTGAACGCAGAATTTTAGGAGCCTTAAAGCGTAAGGGCCACATTCAGTGGGAGGAAGAGTAA
- a CDS encoding SDR family NAD(P)-dependent oxidoreductase, which produces MKYTVITGASSGIGYETALAFAARGKNLIIAARRLDKLEELKSTIQNLNPSLDVIIRTSDLSVKDQAYTLYNSLKEYQIETWINNAGLGETSSVIDQNLDKVETMLRVNIESLTILSTLFVREYADVEGTQLINVSSALGYVIAVGSVAYSASKYYVSAFTEGLAKELELKGAKMKAKVLAPAMTETEFAKHANDIKEFDYKANLPMYHTAKQMAGFMMEVYDKDEVVGVVDENYEFKLRKPIFPILESL; this is translated from the coding sequence ATGAAGTACACAGTTATTACAGGAGCAAGCTCAGGTATCGGATATGAGACAGCATTAGCATTTGCTGCTCGTGGCAAAAACTTAATTATTGCAGCTAGAAGATTAGATAAATTAGAAGAACTTAAATCAACCATTCAGAATCTAAATCCTAGTTTAGATGTTATTATTCGGACAAGTGACCTATCTGTCAAAGATCAGGCATATACACTGTATAACAGTTTAAAGGAGTATCAAATTGAGACTTGGATTAATAATGCTGGTCTTGGTGAAACCTCTTCTGTCATAGATCAGAATTTAGATAAAGTAGAAACCATGTTACGCGTGAACATAGAATCCTTGACAATCCTTTCTACACTATTTGTAAGAGAATATGCTGATGTAGAGGGAACTCAATTAATTAACGTATCCTCAGCACTTGGATATGTAATTGCTGTTGGCAGTGTTGCTTACTCTGCTTCTAAATATTATGTTAGTGCCTTCACCGAAGGGCTTGCAAAAGAACTTGAACTGAAAGGTGCGAAAATGAAGGCAAAAGTTTTAGCACCAGCAATGACGGAAACAGAATTCGCAAAACATGCAAATGATATAAAAGAGTTTGATTACAAAGCAAATCTCCCTATGTACCACACAGCTAAGCAAATGGCAGGTTTTATGATGGAGGTTTATGACAAAGATGAAGTGGTTGGGGTTGTAGATGAAAACTATGAATTTAAGTTGAGAAAGCCGATCTTTCCAATACTAGAAAGCCTTTAA
- a CDS encoding SGNH/GDSL hydrolase family protein → MKKCVVLFILLCVAAGCSKPEQESVIAFGDSNTRGSNWDFRDYPTSEKWVNLMKNVERGQIQVKNAGIGGQTTEDAKLRFEQDILKQKPTYVLIMFGTNDAAILDGKHPRVTKKRFKENVSYFISESRKEGITPILMTCVPVVEGGKKGLYYYSRYKSSYFAERGGARAWQNSYNDITREIAKDQQVPLVDNWKAFIREAGEDSDNALIQSGLIDPSGNHMTPKGARIIYNEIKERDVIKHF, encoded by the coding sequence GTGAAGAAATGTGTTGTCCTTTTTATCCTGCTTTGTGTCGCTGCTGGGTGCTCAAAGCCAGAACAAGAAAGTGTCATTGCATTTGGCGACAGCAATACAAGGGGATCAAACTGGGACTTTCGAGATTATCCAACATCTGAAAAATGGGTGAATCTCATGAAAAACGTCGAGCGCGGCCAAATTCAAGTGAAGAATGCAGGCATTGGCGGGCAGACAACTGAAGACGCGAAGCTTCGCTTTGAGCAGGATATTTTAAAGCAGAAACCAACTTACGTCCTCATCATGTTCGGTACGAATGATGCGGCGATTTTAGATGGGAAACATCCCCGCGTGACGAAAAAACGATTTAAAGAAAATGTATCCTACTTCATTTCTGAAAGTAGAAAAGAAGGCATTACCCCGATTCTCATGACCTGTGTACCTGTTGTAGAAGGCGGAAAAAAGGGCTTGTATTACTACTCTAGGTATAAGTCATCTTATTTTGCTGAGAGAGGCGGGGCAAGAGCTTGGCAAAATTCCTATAATGACATTACGAGAGAAATAGCCAAGGATCAGCAAGTACCGCTTGTCGACAATTGGAAAGCGTTCATCCGAGAAGCTGGTGAAGATAGTGACAATGCGCTGATTCAATCAGGTTTGATCGACCCTTCTGGCAATCATATGACGCCAAAAGGGGCAAGAATTATTTATAACGAAATCAAAGAGCGTGATGTCATCAAACATTTTTAA